The following proteins are encoded in a genomic region of Magnolia sinica isolate HGM2019 chromosome 1, MsV1, whole genome shotgun sequence:
- the LOC131237602 gene encoding small ribosomal subunit protein mS78 (rPPR3a)-like, with product MPSPGRFISLKNPKPLPPLSHLFSSPSPSLSSPPSSASPSPSSLSPPPLKSIVDDLFQEANLQALVQKFKSSSQCHRFRSKHRIYSVTVRRLASANLHDSIADILNHQKQFPEISTEGFAVRLISLYGQSHMFDHARNLFDELPQLNCPRTVKSFNALLTAALNSKLFHKVTELFDTLPPEISVKPDVFSYNILIQAFCKMGSFGSAVSVLDMMEMNGVKPDLVTFNSLLNGFYTGSQFSDAEKIWTKMEEYNCVPNIISYNERLRGLVLEGKTEEAVKLVGELGSRGLKPSIFSFNSLIKGYCNDGNLEEAKRIFSELVNNDCVPNRWTFEILIPRVCEKGDLNWAVKVCKEGMHRRRSVDVGVIQVVVDALVRESRVEDAKKLVEFGVSTGYAAWSGLKLPSGDE from the coding sequence ATGCCATCTCCCGGCCGCTTTATCTCCCtcaaaaaccctaaacccctccctcctctctctcaccTTTTCTCCTCTCCGTCTCCGTCTCTGTCATCTCCTCCGTCATCTGCTTCTCCATCTCCGTCTTCGTTATCTCCTCCACCTCTGAAATCCATTGTCGATGACCTCTTCCAAGAAGCCAACCTCCAAGCCCTCGTCCAGAAATTCAAATCCTCATCCCAATGCCACCGCTTCCGCAGCAAGCACCGCATCTACTCCGTCACCGTCCGCCGTCTCGCCTCCGCCAATCTACACGACTCCATCGCCGACATCCTCAACCACCAGAAGCAATTCCCTGAAATATCAACCGAAGGTTTCGCGGTCCGCCTCATCTCTCTCTATGGCCAATCCCACATGTTTGACCACGCCCGCAACCTGTTTGACGAATTGCCCCAGTTAAACTGCCCCCGCACTGTCAAATCCTTCAACGCCCTCTTAACTGCCGCTCTCAATTCCAAGCTCTTCCATAAAGTTACGGAGCTCTTCGATACCCTGCCGCCTGAGATCTCGGTAAAACCTGATGTTTTCTCCTATAATATCTTGATTCAGGCGTTTTGCAAGATGGGTTCTTTTGGCTCTGCTGTTTCAGTGCTGGACATGATGGAGATGAATGGGGTGAAACCGGATTTGGTTACTTTCAATAGTCTTTTAAATGGGTTTTACACAGGGAGTCAGTTTTCGGATGCGGAGAAGATTTGGACGAAAATGGAAGAGTATAATTGTGTTCCAAATATTATTAGTTACAATGAAAGATTGAGAGGGTTGGTTTTGGAGGGGAAGACAGAGGAGGCTGTTAAGTTGGTTGGTGAGTTGGGGAGTCGGGGGCTGAAACCCAGCATATTCAGTTTCAATTCATTGATTAAAGGATATTGCAATGATGGGAACTTAGAGGAGGCAAAGAGGATTTTCAGTGAGCTAGTGAATAATGATTGTGTACCGAATCGGTGGACGTTTGAGATTCTAATTCCTCGTGTCTGTGAGAAGGGGGATTTGAATTGGGCGGTGAAGGTGTGTAAGGAGGGTATGCATCGGCGGCGTTCTGTCGATGTGGGGGTTATTCAGGTTGTGGTTGATGCATTGGTTAGGGAGTCAAGGGTGGAAGATGCAAAGAAGCTTGTGGAATTTGGGGTGTCCACAGGTTATGCCGCTTGGTCTGGTTTGAAATTGCCATCTGGGGATGAATGA
- the LOC131246680 gene encoding transcription factor ABORTED MICROSPORES-like: MNKATIIDDAYDYIKALKMEVESLQNELVEITNEERDKPTIVASTSCLEESVQMTEKCKVEVVVSTIDLNKFNIKIVCEERQGGFTKLMEKLAYLGLEVTSINATTFKGVVLNTISVQGRELEILKAEQVKECLMQMVTYN; the protein is encoded by the exons ATGAATAAAGCAACTATCATTGACGACGCATATGATTACATTAAGGCGCTAAAGATGGAAGTGGAGAGTCTCCAAAATGAGCTTGTGGAAATTACCAACGAAGAGAGAGATAAACCAACGATTGTCGCAAGCACAAGCTGCTTGGAGGAGTCGGTGCAAATGACCGAAAAATGCAAG GTAGAGGTTGTGGTGAGTACCATAGATCTTAATAAGTTCAACATAAAGATAGTATGTGAGGAAAGGCAAGGTGGGTTTACAAAACTGATGGAGAAATTGGCTTATCTTGGCTTAGAGGTGACAAGCATCAATGCTACTACATTCAAAGGTGTTGTTTTGAATACAATTTCTGTACAG GGGAGAGAATTGGAAATATTAAAAGCAGAACAAGTGAAGGAATGCCTCATGCAAATGGTTACATACAATTAG